The stretch of DNA GGCGATTCCCTCGATGTCGGTCGACGCGACGGACCAGAGTTTTCCCTGGGCGGCCTGCAACGCCCGCACGATCGGGTCGGCCTCGTCCGCACCGTGCAGGAGCGGCGCGAGTTCCGCCGTCAGCCGCCGAGCGTCTTCGTGCATCTGGAGGAAGGGCGAGGGCGACTGTGCAGTCGCTTCTGAGTCGAGGCTCACCACCACGGCGATGAAGAACTCGATGGAAGCGACTCCTCCGTGTGCGCCGACCCGGAGGAGCGCCAGGGCTCGATCCAGCGTCTGCTGTGCTGCGGTCATGGACGGACGAGTATCCGCCTCTGCGGCGATGCGCTCGACGCGACGCGAGCGGCGGATCGCTTCGAGCGCGAGCTCCTCGTGGCCGCCGTTCTCCGAGAGCAGCAGCACGAGTCGTTCAACAGCACGGCAGGCTTCTTTCAGGGTGACCCGTCGACGAGCGGCTTCTTCTGCTTGCACAGTTCGGAGTATGCGCGGACCGTGCGCCGTGGCGCGTGCGGGCACGACACCGCCGAACCTTGTTCGGCCGCTCGCGGACCGTTGCCGGGCTGTTCCATTTCGGTGCCGAGGAGCGGAGAGAGCGTGACCATTCCGCAGGCACGCACGCGGCAGACGTGACGCCTGAGATGAGGAAGCAGCAGCGCAGGAACTGATCGAGGAAAAGGCGACGAAACCTGCCGCTCGACCGGTTCAGCAACGGCCCAGAATCGCCCAACAGGACATGCACGGAAGGCGCACCTCGTCCCTCGCATCCTCGGCAGCACCGGGCGTCGCCTGACTTCATCATGTCCCCGCGTGTCCCATCTCAAGCGGGCGGAAACGCCAGACGAGTGCGAGCCCTCCGCTCGCGATCCTGTCCCGTGTCCCAAGTCCCACGCCCCGTATGTCCCGTGTCCCGTGGTGACCTCGGGCACGCTCGTCCTGCCGGCGGGGAGGGTGGGCCGTGAGGGCGATGCGCCCGTCGGTGCCGCGGCTGCGGCCGCTCGAGGGCGCGGTGAAGCCCTCGCGCTCGGCCTCCGGGAGGACGGCGTCGGAGCCGTCGTGGTCCGCTTGGCACCGAGTGTGCACGACGGGGTCCGGCGCGGGTTCGCCGGCGCCCTCGTCGACGCCGCCGAGCGGACGGGTGTCGCGGCCTACGTCGGGGACGGACAGCAGCGGTGGCCAGCGGTGCACCGTCGAGACGTCGCGGACCTCTACGCGGCGGCGATCGGAGGTGCGCCCGCAGGCACCGTGCTGCACGGGGTCGCCGAGCACGGCGTGCGCATGCGCGAGGTGGCCGAGCTCATCGGGCACCGGTTCGGCCTGCCGACCCGGTCCATCGACGCCGCGGACGCGACCACGCACTTCGGTTGGGTCGGCTCGTTCGTCGCGACGGACTCGCCGGCGTCGAGCGCGGCCACGCGTGCGCTCCTCGGGTGGGATCCCCGTGGACCGGGGCTCGTCGAGGACATGGCGGCGGGCTTCTTCTCCGGGGGTGCCCGGTGAGTGCGGCGTCCGTGGTGGGCACGCGCGGCGCACTCCGCCCTCGCCACCTCGCGGCGTTGTCGATCGGGACGTTCGCGCTCGGCATCGACGGATTCGTGCTCTCCGGGCTGTTGCCGCAGGTCGCGGCGTCCCTGCACGTGCCGACTGCGGCTGCCGGGCAGCTGACGACGCTGTTCGCACTCGTCTACGCCGTCGGCTCGCCGGTCATCGCGACCGCGACCGGGAACTGGGACCGCCGACGGCTGCTCCTGCTCGGCATGGTCGTGTTCGCGGTCGGCGTCGGACTGCAGGCCGTCGGCCCGACCTTCGCGGTGGTCGCCGCCGGGCGGGCCATCGCGGCGCTCGGAGCTGCCGCTTTCCAGGCAACCGCCTACGGGACGGCCGGGCTCCTCAGTGACGACGAGCACCGGCCCCGCACACTCGCGGTCGTCGCCGGGGGGAGTTCGGTCGCGATCGTCGCCGGACTGCCGTTCGGGATCCTCGTCGGGCAGGTCTGGGGTTGGCGAGGCGCGATGGTCGTACTGCTCGCCCTTGCCGTGGTGACCGCGGTGTCGACGTCGATGCTCCCGAGCGTGCACGCCCCACGGTTGCTGTTCCGGCAACGGGTCGCGGTCCTCCGAGACGGCCGGGTCCTGCGGGTCCTGATCGGGACCGTGCTCGTGATGACGCCGGGATTCCTCGTGCTCGCGTTCGTCCCGATCATCGTCACCGGCACGGGGAACTGGACGGTCATCCTCGTGCTTGCGTACGGGGTGGGACAGGTGGCCGGCACCGCGGTCGCGCCGCGGGTGATCCGCTGGATGAGTGCACGGTTGACGGTGGCCGTCGCTGCGGTCCTCGTCCTGGTGGGATGCGTCGCACTCGGAGCGCTCCGGTCGGCGCCGGTGGGCGCTGCGGTCGCCATGGCCGTGCTCGGCATCGGCGTGGGACTGGCCGTCGTCCCGCAGCAGGCGCGGCTGTTCACCACCGTGCCGCGGATCGCCGCGGTGGCCGTCGGCCTGAACGGCTCGGCGATCTACTGCGGAAGCGCACTCGGGGCAGCGCTCGGCGGTGTTGCCCTCACGTTCGGCGGGGCGGAGGCGCTGGCGTTCACCGCGGCGGCGATCGCACTGGTCGCGACCGTCGCCGTCGTCGCGCTCAAGGTCGAGCGACCCGAGCGCGACACCCCTCTCGAGCGTGGCGGTCGCGAGGACTGAGGCTCGGCACCTGCTCGAACGAGCCGCCC from Curtobacterium sp. SGAir0471 encodes:
- a CDS encoding MFS transporter — protein: MSAASVVGTRGALRPRHLAALSIGTFALGIDGFVLSGLLPQVAASLHVPTAAAGQLTTLFALVYAVGSPVIATATGNWDRRRLLLLGMVVFAVGVGLQAVGPTFAVVAAGRAIAALGAAAFQATAYGTAGLLSDDEHRPRTLAVVAGGSSVAIVAGLPFGILVGQVWGWRGAMVVLLALAVVTAVSTSMLPSVHAPRLLFRQRVAVLRDGRVLRVLIGTVLVMTPGFLVLAFVPIIVTGTGNWTVILVLAYGVGQVAGTAVAPRVIRWMSARLTVAVAAVLVLVGCVALGALRSAPVGAAVAMAVLGIGVGLAVVPQQARLFTTVPRIAAVAVGLNGSAIYCGSALGAALGGVALTFGGAEALAFTAAAIALVATVAVVALKVERPERDTPLERGGRED